Proteins encoded within one genomic window of Trichoderma asperellum chromosome 2, complete sequence:
- a CDS encoding uncharacterized protein (TransMembrane:1 (i36-61o)~CAZy:GH55) has product MPTLTWPIFGMVARYKPIPTGQHIHNHPRNSNRRKAAINCFLVMMGLSTVLTASLLALRLFSAPALAAPAPAADTKAVTEAAAATSWWLPNIARNGAVPYSGASGYTIYRNVQSYGAKGDGVTDDTAAINAALSAGNRCGSGCDSSTTTPAIVYFPPGTYLVSKPIQLYYYTHLIGDATNLPTLKASANFAGIAVIDSNPFGYTSQNNFFRQIRNFKIDLTGQPESTGTGIHWQVAQATSIQNVIFNMNTDTSSNNKQQGIWMEDGSGGWLNDLTFNGGALGMWVGNQQFTSRNLVFNGCQTAIYMNWNWLWSFQGLTINNANVGIDMSQGGVGSILLSDSKIANTKVGVLTGYSTGQNGTAGSLVLDNVDTTQNTPIAVKSTGGATILNGNANIASWSQGRAYTGTAAGKAVQGTRATVSKPAALTSGGKIFTKSKPQYETVAASNFVSVKAHGAKGDGSTDDTAAIQAIFNSATSGQIVYFDHGAYVITDTIKVPANIKIVGEIWPLIMVGGSKFKDQNNPKPVWQIGQPGDVGNVEIQDLMFETLGPQPGAIIMEWNVAGASQGSAGLWDVHWRIGGSAGTQLQSNTCVKTPSVTTTPNSACFGAFLLLHVTSSASIYMENAWLWVSDHELDLSDHNQVNIYNGRGLLLESTKGAWLWGTAAEHSQLYNYNFNGAQNVYSSILQTETAYMQGNPDARVPFTFNSKYADPDWSKCTSSTCARTWGIRVVNSSNTLIYGTGMYSFFNNYAQDCVNANNCQDNMIDIQSSSVKLFGVSTKASISMVNLNGQQVVLDKDNRNTFCGTAISYETS; this is encoded by the exons ATGCCGACTCTAACTTGGCCTATTTTTGGCATGGTGGCACGATATAAG CCTATACCTACCGGACAGCATATACATAACCATCCTCGAAACTCGAATCGCAGAAAAGCGGCAATCAACTGTTTCCTAGTCATGATGGGTCTCTCAACCGTCTTGACGGCCTCTCTCCTGGCCTTGCGTCTATTCTCGGCGCCTGCTCTGGCGGCACCGGCGCCGGCTGCTGATACCAAGGCTGTAACCgaggcagctgctgcgacaAGCTGGTGGCTTCCCAATATTGCGCGAAATGGCGCTGTCCCCTACTCTGGCGCTTCCGGCTACACAATCTATCGCAATGTGCAAAGCTATGGAGCCAAAGGCGATGGTGTCACCGATGACACCGCAGCCATCAACGCTGCTCTTAGCGCCGGAAACCGATGTGGCAGCGGTTGCGACTCTTCCACCACTACGCCAGCTATTGTTTACTTCCCTCCTGGCACCTATCTCGTCTCGAAGCCCATTCAGCTCTACTACTACACCCATCTGATCGGTGATGCCACCAATCTCCCTACCCTCAAGGCCTCTGCCAATTTCGCCGGTATTGCCGTCATCGACTCCAACCCCTTTGGATACACGTCTCAGAACAACTTCTTCCGCCAGATTCGCAACTTCAAGATTGACCTGACTGGACAGCCCGAGTCTACTGGTACCGGTATTCACTGGCAGGTTGCCCAAGCTACTTCGATTCAGAACGTTATATTCAACATGAACACCGATACCTCTTCCAACAACAAACAGCAGGGTATCTGGATGGAGGATGGCTCTGGAGGCTGGCTGAACGACCTCACCTTCAACGGTGGTGCCTTGGGCATGTGGGTCGGCAACCAGCAGTTCACCAGCCGCAACCTCGTCTTCAATGGCTGCCAGACCGCCATCTACATGAACTGGAACTGGCTATGGAGTTTCCAAGGCCTGACTATCAACAATGCTAATGTTGGTATTGACATGAGCCAGGGCGGAGTCGGCTCCATCTTGCTTTCTGACTCTAAAATCGCCAACACCAAGGTCGGTGTGCTTACCGGATACAGCACCGGCCAGAACGGCACCGCTGGTTCCCTTGTTCTGGATAACGTAGATACCACCCAAAACACCCCCATCGCTGTCAAGAGCACTGGTGGCGCCACCATTCTCAACGGAAACGCCAACATTGCTTCATGGTCCCAGGGTCGCGCCTACACTGGCACCGCCGCAGGAAAGGCTGTTCAGGGCACTCGTGCCACCGTCAGCAAGCCCGCCGCCTTGACCTCTGGTGGTAAGATCTTCACCAAGAGCAAGCCTCAGTACGAGACAGTCGCTGCCAGCAACTTTGTGTCTGTCAAGGCTCACGGTGCCAAGGGTGACGGTTCCACTGATGACACTGCTGCCATCCAGGCCATCTTCAACAGCGCTACCTCTGGCCAGATCGTCTACTTTGACCACGGTGCCTATGTTATTACCGATACTATCAAGGTCCCCGCCAATATCAAGATTGTTGGTGAGATCTGGCCTCTCATCATGGTTGGCGGCAGCAAGTTCAAGGATCAGAACAACCCCAAGCCTGTCTGGCAGATTGGTCAGCCCGGCGATGTTGGCAACGTTGAGATTCAAGACCTCATGTTTGAGACCCTTGGCCCTCAACCCggtgccatcatcatggaGTGGAACGTTGCTGGCGCTTCTCAGGGCTCTGCCGGTCTTTGGGACGTTCACTGGCGAATTGGTGGCTCTGCCGGCACTCAGCTGCAGTCCAACACTTGCGTCAAGACTCCCAGCGTGACCACAACTCCTAACTCAGCTTGCTTTGGCGCTTTCTTGCTTCTGCACGTTACCTCTTCTGCTAGCATCTACATGGAGAACGCTTGGCTCTGGGTCTCTGATCACGAGCTTGATCTCTCTGACCACAACCAGGTGAACATTTACAACGGCCGTGGCCTCTTGCTTGAGAGCACCAAGGGTGCCTGGCTCTGGGGTACCGCTGCCGAGCACAGCCAGCTCTACAACTACAACTTCAACGGCGCTCAGAACGTTTACAGCAGCATCCTCCAGACCGAAACCGCCTACATGCAGGGCAACCCTGATGCCCGAGTTCCTTTCACGTTTAACTCCAAGTATGCTGACCCTGATTGGTCCAAGTGCACCTCTTCCACTTGCGCTCGCACCTGGGGTATTCGTGTGGTAAACTCCAGCAACACGCTCATCTACGGCACTGGCATGTACAGCTTCTTTAACAACTACGCCCAAGACTGTGTCAACGCCAACAACTGCCAGGACAATATGATTGACATCCAGAGCTCATCAGTCAAGCTCTTTGGTGTCAGCACCAAGGCTAGTATCAGCATGGTCAACCTCAACGGCCAGCAGGTTGTCCTTGACAAGGACAACCGCAACACTTTCTGTGGCACTGCTATTTCTTATGAGACGTCATAG
- a CDS encoding uncharacterized protein (EggNog:ENOG41): MEQSASSPKEAANHQVANSQFGDQNRIHQGNNNTTLNLHLAYRPARTAIRVIPYPRNEDLIHRPDLVDRLNTILPYSSVTSRSAALWGLGGSGKTQIALNYAYQRCADASCSVLWVHADTEATFSQDYKNIARKLQIDKSRLSEEDLLEAVRDGIEALSNWVLILDNADDLKLFGVGKTDQETKALFQYIPHASTGTVLWTTRDAHIRGTLVSQGRSIEVARMRPDEAKQLLMTFWSAKPIREEAEIDSLVEELQMLPLAIMQAGTYMHRTSTTPEEYLSLLAQSKKRWNILKTNDFNRHRRPSVPNNVLETWTISITRIRQESEMTYKTLHVVAYISNENIPHELIKTALNHIDNNLKNDSELLEHEATKIITRLREFSFIGIRQVEDGSRSYEMHKLVQEAVRYGLSMNKSSAISENEIFQDGISEKENGTRTSQHELIDLAGVGDGKHMGSEKYFSSIALQATADLFPESQQNTWKQCEKYLAHALQIGEWADIGEKHIETAELLSRVSDFFEDRGRWNEKERVDEKILEFRQKILGDKHPDTIWTIANLASTYYKQGRYRKAEALEVQVLDNRQEILGDRHPDTIKAMGNLAVTYYDQGRYSEAETLQIQVLDIQREILGDRHPDTIKAMGNLAATYHGQGRRSEGETLEVQVLDIRRKVLGDRHPDTIMAMGNLASTYYKQGRYSEGETLEVQVLDIRQEILGDRHPDTLMAMGNLASTYYKQGRHSEGETLDIQVLDIRQEILGDGHPDTLTAMHNLAWSWYRLDRHQDAIALMQQALQYRLSALGPNHPNTLRSAEALQEFQSSVDKPR; the protein is encoded by the exons ATGGAGCAGTCAGCTTCCTCCCCCAAAGAGGCTGCAAATCACCAGGTTGCAAATAGTCAGTTTGGTGATCAGAATAGGATACATCAGGGCAACAATAATACCACCCTCAATCTCCATCTGGCCTACCGACCGGCCCGAACCGCCATCCGCGTCATTCCATATCCACGCAACGAGGATCTAATCCATCGCCCGGATCTCGTCGATAGACTCAATACAATTCTGCCATATTCCTCAGTAACATCCCGGAGCGCTGCACTCTGGGGTTTAGGCGGGTCTGG AAAAACACAAATCGCATTAAACTATGCATACCAGCGTTGTGCCGACGCCAGTTGCTCAGTCTTGTGGGTGCACGCCGATACCGAGGCAACATTTTCGcaagattataaaaacatAGCGCGGAAACTTCAAATCGATAAGAGTCGTCTGAGCGAAGAAGATCTTCTTGAGGCTGTGCGCGACGGTATCGAGGCACTATCTAACTGGGTGCTTATTTTGGATAACGCCGACGACTTGAAGCTATTCGGCGTTGGGAAAACAGATCAAGAAACAAAGGCTCTATTTCAGTATATACCTCATGCATCTACGGGCACAGTGTTGTGGACAACTCGTGATGCCCATATCAGGGGAACACTTGTTAGCCAAGGCCGTAGCATCGAGGTTGCACGCATGAGACCTGATGAAGCAAAACAACTCTTGATGACATTTTGGAGCGCAAAACCAATcagagaagaggctgaaatCGATTCTTTGGTGGAGGAGCTCCAGATGCTTCCATTAGCCATCATGCAAGCCGGAACATATATGCATCGGACATCAACAACACCTGAAGAGTATTTATCTCTTCTGGcacaaagcaaaaaaagatggaatATACTTAAGACGAATGATTTTAACAGGCATCGAAGACCCAGTGTACCTAATAACGTACTTGAAACGTGGACTATTTCAATAACTCGCATTAGGCAGGAGAGCGAAATGACCTACAAAACCCTTCATGTTGTTGCGTACATCAGCAACGAAAACATTCCACATGAATTAATAAAGACTGCACTCAATCACATTGATAATAACCTGAAAAACGATTCAGAGTTATTAGAACATGAAGCTACCAAAATTATCACGCGACTGAGAGAGTTTTCGTTTATTGGCATACGCCAAGTGGAAGACGGGAGCAGAAGTTATGAGATGCATAAACTCGTACAGGAGGCTGTTCGGTATGGGCTGAGTATGAACAAGTCAAGCGCAATCAGTGAAAATGAAATCTTCCAGGATGGTATCTCGGAGAAGGAGAACGGGACTCGAACAAGCCAACACGAACTTATCGACTTGGCCGGCGTGGGCGATGGTAAGCACATGGGAAGCGAAAAATATTTCTCGAGCATCGCTCTGCAAGCCACAGCAGATCTCTTTCCTGAATCGCAACAAAATACTTGGAAACAATGCGAGAAATATTTAGCACATGCATTGCAAATTGGAGAGTGGGCAGACATTGGCGAGAAGCATATTGAGACAGCAGAATTGCTCAGCAGAGTGTCCGATTTTTTTGAGGACCGTGGGCGATGGaatgagaaggagagagtAGATGAAAAGATACTAGAATTTCGACAAAAAATATTAGGAGACAAGCATCCAGATACAATCTGGACTATAGCAAACCTTGCATCAACATACTATAAGCAAGGCCGGTATAGAAAGGCAGAGGCTCTCGAAGTTCAAGTGCTTGATAACCGACAAGAGATTCTTGGTGACAGGCATCCAGATACAATCAAGGCAATGGGAAATCTTGCAGTAACATACTATGATCAAGGCCGGTATAGCGAGGCAGAGACTCTGCAAATTCAAGTGCTTGATATCCAACGAGAGATTCTTGGCGACAGGCACCCAGATACAATCAAGGCAATGGGAAACCTTGCAGCAACATACCATGGCCAGGGCCGGCGTAGCGAGGGAGAGACACTAGAAGTTCAAGTGCTTGATATCCGACGAAAGGTTCTTGGCGACAGGCATCCAGATACAATTATGGCAATGGGAAACCTTGCATCAACATATTATAAACAAGGCCGGTATAGCGAGGGAGAGACTCTAGAAGTTCAAGTGCTTGATATCCGACAAGAAATTCTTGGCGACAGGCACCCAGATACACTTATGGCAATGGGAAACCTTGCATCAACATACTATAAGCAAGGCCGGCATAGCGAGGGAGAGACTCTGGACATTCAAGTGCTTGATATCCGACAAGAAATTCTTGGCGACGGGCATCCAGATACACTGACGGCTATGCATAACCTCGCTTGGAGTTGGTATAGGCTAGACCGCCATCAGGATGCAATTGCGCTGATGCAACAGGCTTTGCAATATAGGCTGTCAGCATTGGGACCGAATCATCCTAATACTCTGCGCTCTGCCGAAGCTCTCCAAGAGTTTCAATCTTCAGTCGATAAGCCAAGATAA
- a CDS encoding uncharacterized protein (EggNog:ENOG41), whose protein sequence is MESTLGPRETTLETHPTQGISFSRETIVSIIDFLVPGCRILAIDALEHGRSFNNRIYFLKVYIPDDLLLHSLNNGAVNDLVLKLNGKFFDYTKSKNEVSCLSLLEHFVPEIPSPKVLAWSDSKNSIVHKLTATGNLATKEFEINSEGDGKVQGWILMTRLPGVPLSTLNLNTDKLKVVGEQLADIVYRWRESLPAWASAGNLECEISHEEEKALNSLEVPGLRIASSSYMPGFGVKVVEPIISQLQYYQVKLETRLQKLQEFDIFSGNRHLIAPIKEFIAIQLPQLGISSGESRFLFTHYDLSPRNVLVSADHTKITGIIDFEFSGFFPELDEFVNDSVANEGDWPDAFYEAYLSRLEVCGMKTPRKGIKDQYWREATSLSRLEDNVAPWWLENLAPEDKNQYSEDLRKSGKTVLETIQLFGTGL, encoded by the coding sequence ATGGAGAGCACTTTAGGTCCACGTGAGACTACTCTAGAAACTCACCCAACCCAAGGgatttctttctctcgagAAACCATTGTCAGCATTATTGATTTCCTTGTTCCTGGATGCAGAATTTTGGCTATCGATGCTCTGGAACATGGCCGATCATTCAACAATCGCATCTACTTTTTGAAGGTTTATATTCCTGACGACCTGCTCTTGCATAGCCTAAACAACGGAGCTGTCAATGATTTGGTTTTGAAATTGAACGGCAAGTTCTTTGACTATACGAAGAGCAAAAATGAAGTGTCCTGCTTGTCTCTTCTTGAACACTTTGTGCCCGAAATTCCGTCACCAAAGGTTCTTGCTTGGTCTGATAGCAAGAATTCCATCGTTCACAAGTTGACTGCCACGGGAAACTTAGCAACAAAGGAATTCGAGATTAATTCCGAAGGCGATGGAAAAGTTCAGGGCTGGATCCTAATGACTCGACTTCCTGGAGTTCCTTTGTCGACGCTGAATCTAAATACAGACAAGCTCAAGGTCGTCGGCGAGCAACTAGCGGACATAGTCTACCGCTGGAGAGAGTCGCTCCCTGCCTGGGCAAGCGCTGGGAACCTTGAATGCGAAATCTCTCATGAGGAGGAAAAAGCCCTAAATTCATTAGAAGTTCCCGGTTTGCGCATTGCGTCTTCTTCATACATGCCTGGTTTTGGTGTCAAAGTTGTTGAGCCTATCATAAGCCAGCTTCAGTACTACCAAGTGAAACTTGAGACACGGCTCCAGAAGCTTCAGGAATTCGATATATTTTCTGGAAACAGGCATTTAATAGCTCCAATCAAAGAGTTCATTGCCATCCAATTGCCTCAGCTCGGAATAAGTAGTGGGGAAAGTCGTTTCTTATTCACACACTACGACCTTTCTCCACGCAACGTCTTGGTGTCTGCGGATCACACGAAGATCACTGGCATTATTGACTTTGAGTTTTCTGGGTTTTTCCCTGAATTGGATGAATTTGTCAATGACTCCGTGGCAAATGAAGGCGACTGGCCTGATGCTTTTTACGAAGCATACTTGAGTAGGCTCGAGGTCTGCGGAATGAAAACTCCAAGAAAAGGCATCAAAGACCAATATTGGAGAGAAGCAACATCACTTTCTCGGTTAGAAGACAACGTAGCGCCCTGGTGGCTTGAGAATCTCGCACCAGAGGACAAGAACCAATACTCGGAAGACCTACGGAAGTCGGGGAAAACGGTTCTAGAGACAATTCAACTATTTGGTACTGGCCTTTGA
- a CDS encoding uncharacterized protein (EggNog:ENOG41): MAASEAAYLAEKIIGHDDNAITEQDVSDYQGIGAATMMKALVWRGKNKVEIADVPKPQILEDTDVILKVTGSTVCGSDLHLYHGTVVQLADGDILGHEFCGVVEEVGSAINKVQVGKRYVASFQIACGDCFFCKQKLSSQCEKTNSNTAAKSLYGGRTAGIFGYSHLTGGFAGGQAEYVRVPLADVNLLAIPDDVPDEKALYLSDVLCTSYHAVKDTAVYQGDEVAIFGAGPIGQMAGVFALGEGASKIIFVDTEPRLTLVKQHFPVSHSDKLVLIDYKKLSHGITSKETVVSKLKDVCGGRGPDVAIECAAGEYAKGWMHWLEMTVGAETDTSEILNEMIEGVRNYGRCGVTGVYVAYTNHFNVGSLMQRGIRLIGNGQAPVHKYWEELLAMIQKGELNPLQMVSHRVRLEDLDKVYAKFDAKEDGMQKVFVQTRFSMPRASESPEVTIY; encoded by the exons ATGGCAGCTTCAGAAGCAGCGTATCTGGCTGAGAAAATCATCGGTCATGACGATAATGCCATCACTGAGCAAGATGTTTCCGACTACCAAGGAATTGGAGCGGCGACCATGATGAAAGCGTTGGTTTGGAGAGGAAAGAATAAGGTTGAAATTG CCGATGTTCCTAAGCCCCAAATTTTGGAAGATACCGACGTGATTCTCAAGGTAACCGGTTCTACCGTCTGCGGCTCTGATTTACATCTCTATCATGGAACTGTTGTACAACTCGCAGATGGCGACATTCTGGGACACGAGTTCTGCGGAGTTGTAGAGGAAGTTGGCAGCGCTATCAACAAAGTCCAAGTCGGAAAGAGATACGTGGCTTCTTTTCAAATCGCGTGTGGAGATTGCTTCTTCTGTAAACAGAAGCTATCGTCGCAGTGCGAAAAGACAAACTCGAATACAGCTGCGAAGAGTCTATATGGTGGAAGGACAGCAGGCATCTTTGGATATTCGCATCTCACAGGCGGTTTCGCTGGTGGACAGGCAGAGTATGTGCGTGTTCCACTGGCTGACGTGAACTTGTTGGCTATTCCTGATGACGTTCCGGATGAAAAGG CTCTATATCTCTCTGACGTTCTCTGCACCTCTTACCATGCTGTCAAAGACACCGCTGTCTACCAAGGCGACGAAGTGGCCATCTTTGGAGCAGGTCCTATCGGACAAATGGCGGGCGTTTTTGCCCTCGGAGAGGGAGCATCCAAAATTATATTCGTAGATACCGAACCGCGTCTTACCCTCGTCAAGCAGCATTTCCCCGTTTCACACAGCGATAAACTCGTTTTGATCGACTATAAGAAACTATCTCATGGCATCACTTCCAAAGAGACTGTTGTCAGCAAACTAAAAGATGTTTGTGGCGGACGAGGCCCAGATGTCGCTATCGAGTGCGCAGCTGGGGAATACGCCAAGGGGTGGATGCATTGGTTGGAAATGACTGTTGGTGCTGAAACTGACACCAGCGAGATTCTCAATGAAATGATTGAAGGAGTACGCAATTATGGCCGCTGTGGCGTCACTGGAGTTTATGTCGCATAC ACAAACCACTTCAACGTAGGCTCGCTCATGCAGCGAGGTATCCGACTTATTGGAAACGGCCAGGCGCCGGTACACAAATACTGGGAAGAATTGCTTGCCATGATCCAAAAAGGCGAGCTTAACCCACTACAGATGGTTTCTCATAGAGTAAGGCTAGAAGACCTCGACAAAGTGTATGCAAAGTTTGATGCAAAGGAGGATGGTATGCAGAAGGTGTTTGTTCAGACTAGATTCTCTATGCCAAGGGCTTCAGAGTCTCCCGAAGTAACTATCTATTAA
- a CDS encoding uncharacterized protein (EggNog:ENOG41) translates to MSPAVQDKEGKPIEEGDDVWTPIRGGKREGEVEKVVYTEEEAKKANVKHPPKVVFTDQHGHWVAHNPETLKHVE, encoded by the exons ATGTCGCCAGCCGttcaagacaaagaaggaaagCCAATTGAAGAAGGTGACGACGTCTGGACTCCAATTAGGGGAGGAAAACGCGAAGGGGAAGTAGAAAAGGTCGTATacacagaagaagaagctaaaAAGGCCAACGTCAAGCATCCGCCAAAG GTTGTTTTCACGGACCAGCATGGGCATTGGGTTGCACACAACCCAGAGACACTTAAGCATGTAGAGTAA
- a CDS encoding uncharacterized protein (EggNog:ENOG41), with amino-acid sequence MSRQRLTMVALAGAGVIGATMYSTRKKETKINDVQNRRIEAHETRELERGSAGVGENKMSGGSSNSATPSDRDPGYREVSTADSTKNLPAGGVSSGYGGGGSTASVTDKLGRSTSILGGSGKKIASRSDEEGYHDTRGISRMGPEIPSKKRSDVAD; translated from the coding sequence ATGTCTAGACAGAGGCTCACAATGGTGGCGCTCGCCGGCGCAGGAGTCATCGGCGCCACAATGTATTCCACACGAAAAAAGGAAACCAAAATAAATGATGTTCAAAATAGGAGAATTGAAGCACACGAGACGCGCGAACTTGAACGTGGCAGCGCAGGCGttggagaaaataaaatgtcTGGCGGTTCGAGCAATTCGGCGACACCATCCGATAGAGATCCGGGATACCGTGAAGTTAGTACGGCGGACTCGACAAAGAATCTACCCGCTGGTGGCGTCAGCAGCGGGTATGGGGGCGGAGGCTCGACTGCCAGCGTGACGGACAAGCTTGGGCGGTCGACTTCCATCCTGGGTGGTTCTGGAAAGAAAATTGCCAGCCGGAGCGACGAAGAGGGATATCACGACACGAGAGGCATTAGCAGGATGGGCCCAGAGATTCCATCAAAGAAACGCTCCGATGTTGCGGATTAG
- a CDS encoding uncharacterized protein (EggNog:ENOG41) → MFSVRTVPLRLRQCSKYYSPFFTRRTIRQALAMSTISEAIIKDHREIEQYYNEVINNAGDHDYQTRYGNQFIWELARHSVGEELVVYPAMEKYLGEKGKDMAESDRKDHAVVKEMLKTFQNMKSSDPDYVNQLQKLWGPLSEHIKEEEERDLPALEQQLQAVEGESASMATSFGRTKAFVPSRSHPSAGEHPPFETAMGLLAAPIDHLADLFRKFPDQKVSPNPSTK, encoded by the exons ATGTTCAGTGTGCGCACCGTTCCTCTTAGATTGCGCCAGTGCAGCAAATATTATTCTCCTTTCTTTACCAGACGCACCATTCGCCAGGCTCTTGCAATGTCTACCATATCCGAAGCAATTATCAAGGACCACCGTGAGATAGAACAATACTACAATGAAGTGATCAACAATGCGGGCGATCATGATTACCAAACTCGGTATGGGAACCAGTTCATCTGGGAGCTCGCTCGCCATTCTGTTGGCGAGGAGCTGGTTGTCTATCCTGCAATGGAGAAGTATCTAGGTGAAAAGGGCAAAGACATGGCGGAGAGCGACCGCAAGGATCACGCAGTG GTCAAAGAGATGCTCAAAACTTTCCAGAATATGAAATCGTCTGACCCAGACTATGTCAACCAGCTGCAGAAACTTTGGGGGCCCCTCTCGGAGCAtatcaaggaggaggaggaacgGGATTTACCCGCCTTGGaacagcagcttcaggcAGTCGAGGGGGAATCGGCATCAATGGCCACGAGCTTTGGTCGCACCAAAGCTTTTGTACCCTCACGCAGTCACCCTAGTGCTGGGGAGCATCCACCATTTGAGACTGCTATGGGTTTGCTTGCTGCGCCAATCGATCACCTTGCTGACTTGTTCCGGAAGTTTCCTGATCAGAAGGTATCCCCCAATCCTTCGACCAAGTAG
- a CDS encoding uncharacterized protein (EggNog:ENOG41~TransMembrane:12 (i12-36o56-76i83-102o108-131i143-160o180-197i261-278o298-321i328-351o363-388i400-419o431-450i)) has translation MTRLGTWRATYLVSLSCVGSFLFAYDTGIVGGVLTLDSFVRDMGFSDKERDNVTSLSASLLQAGAFFSCLFVWPFTARYGRRWSLVVGSLIFNIGAVLQLFYQHGIATWYAGRTISGIGAGIATVIIPMYSAEMAPKEIRGQLGSLFQFFFTLGVAVSYWVDYGAAQHIPSSTRQWRVPVALQLVPGGILGLGMFLTKESTRWLAQRDRHEEALESLIWVRGGDSTKVRMEFQEIVAGIEEEERQTAGVTWREYWLPANRYRIFIAVTLQIGAQLTGNTPLAYFSPQVFQAVGAGQNALLLSGFFGVCKVISCAFFLIFLVERIGRRWSLLAGSFLMGTYMFIIAVLTQRYPPVSGGTLTPPAIASLTMVFLEAMTFNISWGPIPWLYMSEIFPTRVREGGIAVGAATQWLFGFTLSQITPAAVNNLGYKAFLMFCCFNWALVLYTWFFIKETKGLSLEEMEILFNAKRTPISILAYRHDDKSSDDDV, from the exons ATGACGCGCCTCGGCACATGGAGGGCCACGTACCTCGTCTCCCTATCATGTGTCGGCTCATTCCTCTTCGCCTACGATACGGGCATCGTGGGCGGCGTCCTGACGCTGGATTCCTTTGTGCGCGACATGGGGTTTAGCGACAAGGAGCGAGACAATGTCACCTCGCTGTCGGCCAGTCTGCTGCAAGCCGGAG ccttcttctcgtgCTTGTTCGTCTGGCCATTTACTGCGCGCTACGGTCGCCGATGGTCTCTCGTCGTAGGATCGCTCATATTCAACATTGGCGCCGTACTGCAGCTCTTCTACCAGCACGGAATCGCCACATGGTATGCCGGACGGACGATATCAGGCATTGGCGCAG GCATTGCGACCGTCATCATCCCCATGTACTCGGCCGAAATGGCGCCCAAGGAAATTCGTGGCCAGCTCGGCAGTCTCTTCCAATTCTTCTTCACCCTCGGCGTGGCTGTCAGCTACTGGGTCGATTACGGCGCCGCGCAACATATACCGTCGTCGACGAGACAGTGGCGAGTCCCTGTTGCCTTGCAGCTTGTGCCTGGTGGTATATTGGGACTGGGAATGTTTCTGACAAAGGAGAGCACGAGGTGGCTTGCTCAGCGTGATCGGCACGAGGAGGCTTTGGAGTCGTTGATATGGGTGCGAGGAGGGGATAGCACAAAGGTGCGGATGGAGTTTCAAGAGATTGTGGCGGGcattgaggaggaggaacgGCAGACTGCTGGGGTCACATGGAGGGAATACTGGTTGCCAGCGAATCGGTATCGCATCTTCATTGCCGTCACTCTGCAAATTG GCGCTCAACTGACGGGAAACACACCTCTGGCATACT TTTCGCCCCAAGTCTTTCAGGCCGTCGGCGCCGGTCAAAACGCCCTCCTACTCAGCGGCTTCTTCGGCGTATGCAAGGTCATTAGCTGTGCATTTTTCTTGATCTTCCTTGTGGAGCGCATAGGCCGCCGATGGTCTCTGCTCGCGGGGTCGTTTCTGATGGGCACTTATATGTTCATCATCGCAGTGCTGACGCAGCGATATCCTCCCGTGAGCGGCGGGACGCTGACGCCGCCGGCCATTGCGTCTCTGACGATGGTTTTCCTAGAAGCGA TGACATTCAACATCTCGTGGGGACCTATACCATGG CTATACATGAGCGAAATCTTCCCAACTCGAGTCCGCGAAGGAGGCATCGCCGTCGGTGCCGCAACTCAATGGCTCTTTGGCTTCACGCTCTCTCAAATCACGCCCGCAGCAGTCAACAATCTCGGTTACAAAGCTTTTCTCATGTTTTGCTGCTTCAACTGGGCTCTAGTGCTGTACACATGGTTCTTCATCAAAGAGACAAAGGGACTATCTCTCGAAGAAATGGAGATAT TGTTCAACGCAAAACGCACCCCAATTAGTATCCTGGCGTATCGCCATGATGATAAATCCTCGGACGACGACGTGTGA